The Brachypodium distachyon strain Bd21 chromosome 4, Brachypodium_distachyon_v3.0, whole genome shotgun sequence nucleotide sequence TATTACTACTAGAGATAACCTGTTTACTTTATCGCCTTCCATATAAGATAGTGGTGATAGACTGATAGTACTACCCAGATAATATTCACTAAAGGTAAACAAAACTTTCATTTATTAAACCAGATCTATATTTGGATCAACAGCTGTACTTCCACCTATTTGCTACTTTTACATATGTGGATCTGTGGATCTGCTATTGCACTTGATTTTATTAGCAATTCATGTATTCTTGCTCCATTTAAGAAACGATTTTTTATTGACGGTGCAGGTATGCCATGACTGGCCAGCTAACTCAGAAAAGTGACGTATATAGCTTTGGAGTTGTTCTTTTAGAGCTTCTAACAGGAAGGAAACCGGTAGATCATACAATGCCTAGAGGTCAGCAGAGTTTAGTTACATGGGTAAGTATTTGTTTCCTATAATCTCATTATACTAGAGGATTCAACAGAGTTGTTTGCCAGCTACAACTTAATGGTAAAGAGAACTACTCCTACTTAATTTATAGAATTGCTCTAAACAAAACAGGAAAACTTGCATTAGCAACAGGAGTCTAGGGCATAACACACATACAAACTCTTGAAATTCAAAGAGTCAGACTAGACTTGCATATGATgccaagaaaacaaacatcgAAAAAATGGTCAGAATTTGAACCACAGTTTACTTGGTGTCCCTTTGATGTTATTCTATGTTATGTACTCCTACAAGTGCTCTGTGTATTTATGATTGGTTGCTACTGCTTTCTCTGGATACAGGCAACACCTCGTTTGACTGAGGATACAGTGAAACAGTGTATTGACCCAAGGTTGAAAGGCGAGTATCCCCCAAAAGGCGTCGCCAAGGTCTGCCTCTCTCCTTCCCTCCCTTCTGTGTGCAGCTGTGCACTCTTTTGTATGCTCACCAGCTAAGCAACAGCTCGAAGCAAATTTGAACTCAAATGGTATTCTCCTGTCTATTGCAGCTTGCAGCGGTGGCGGCACTCTGTGTGCAATACGAATCCGAGTTTAGGCCCAGCATGAGCATTGTCGTCAAAGCGCTCTCTCCCCTTCTTCAGCATAAACCGCAACCTCCACCAGCCATTGCTCCTAACACAACGGCTTCAGACATCTgacctacccagttcaatatGGATGTAAAAAGAGATGGCATGCCCTCGTTGGTGCCGGTGCACGCCTCATTTTACAGTACTGTCTCGTGCTTGTCAGTTGGTAACGACATCGTGGGCCAATAATGCATAATCAGCATGGCTTGATCAGTACATAGGTTGTCTCTGTAACCGCAAGACTCCCTTTCTCCTTCCTCACCGTGTGGTTTTGCCTGGTGCTGTGCTCTATTGCATTCATTGGCTCGGTGGAGAATGTGTTTTGTTGGTGACCACCTTAATAATCTTTTTCAGGGTTACACTGTAACATGGGAACTTGGGGAGGTTGTTATTGGTTCATGGCTTGGTTTTGGGGGTTTACCCTTTTATAATTTGAGCTGGACCCCGTCGATTGTGTAATCTGTGAACGCGAAGCTTGGTGTGTGCTTGCTTGCATATGTGTGAGATATGAAAATTGGCCACATTCTtgttcattttgaatttctgCTTATCTGCCCCAAAATTATGTCCGGAGAGAGAGACTTCGCCTCTCGATCAGGCGATTTGATAGAAATTGCAGAGAAAAACATATTTCGTGCCGAATTCTTTAGAGcaaaattagttttttttactctATATCGATGTCCATATGCTGACATGCGTAAAGTCTTTGCTGGAGCCTGGAAGCTTGCAGCTGAACCGGCGAGTCTGGTCCGCCGGCCGCTGTTGCGGGCTTGCGGTCAGTGTGGTCACAACTCACAACTAGACCGACCGAGCCAATCTGCCTGCTGAGCCAGCCCCCTCCTATTCTTCCCCCTCTTCTGCGGACTgcggagccgccggccgcgccctCGGAACTTTTcactccggcggcggccacggtgcAGAGCCGGCGGTTGGAGGTATAGGTAGCaaccggcagcggcggcggaggcgagatGAGAGGCGGAGTCGGtgggagcgcggcggcggtgttctACGCGGACAAGTACCACCCGATCCAGGCGGGCAGCATCGACGGCACGGATGTCGCCCCCCACGACAACGCCGTCCTCCGCGCCCTCCTctgctccggcgccggcctctgTGCGTGCTCTCTCCGTCCCTCCCACTCTCCCACTCGCACGCCAGCTCTCTCACTCGGGGTTTGGTTTCCGTTTCTTCTTAGATGATCCGTTCGGGGACCCCAAGGCCACCGGCGAGCCCTACCACATGGTGTTcgtcgggcacctctcccgctTCACCGGTGACGAGACACTCcggaaggtgcacttctctcTCTTGTGCTTGTTGTGTTGGGTTGGTGTTTTGTCTACCGTCTGATGGTCGGAGTTGTTGTTCTGTTGATTCGGTGTGTCGAGCAGGCGATGAGCAGGTACGGGAGGGTGAAGAGCATGCGGCTGGTGCGGGATATTGGTGAGCTAAGCATTTGTGCTCCATGAAATGAATTATTGTGTGTTAGTTAAGAATAGCTTGATTTGCGAACCTTGCTCCATGACAACATGATGATATTCTTGTGAAAATAAGACCAGTACAGTTCATCTCAATGCAAATTGGAGTATTCTGTGTGGCATCGATAGCACGGTGGATCGATGCTACTGTCGTACTCGATTTTATCTAGTAATCTTATAAGTGTGGCGTTAATCTCCATTTTCCAGATCAACTCACTAGTGCAGTAACGCCTTTTTAGTCGGCGTTGTCAGTAGAAGGCAATCAGCACTGTGTCAGTAGGGTGCAACTGATTGCATATATCTCTGCTTTCTACAACTTCAGTTGTATTAATCAGActacttaatttgcagttACTGGCGCTTCTCGTGGTTATGCATTTGTTGAGTATGAAACAGACAAAGAGATGCGCCGTGCCTATGAGGTATCGGTTGTATGATATTTTTAAAGTTCTTTTGCCTGTTTGTTTCATGCTGCATTCTGATGTTTACTTTAggtatatttattttgaatccTAAAGTAACTATTCTGTGTTGCCTTTGGTCTGTAGGATGCACACCATTCCATTATTGATGGCAGTGAAGTGATTGTAGATTACTACAGACAGCAGCTTATGCCTGgatggataccaaggaggttaGGTATGCTGCCCTGCTGAAGTATCATGTAGAATCCAGAGTGCTTGAAATGATCTTCGTATTACTTTGGACTGTCTTTTGAATAGGAGGGGGACTTGGAGGAAAGAAAGAATCTGGCCAGCTTCGATTTGGAGGCCGAGAGAGGCCATTCCGTGCTCCACTGTATGAACCCAGACATTTGTTACAATCCAATATTTCTCACGAAGAAATTGTGCTTTGGACTTTATAGGCATACAGTAATTACGTGTTCCTCTTTGACAGGCGCCCTATTCCTTATGATGAACTGAAAAAGCTCGGGATCCCACCACCACCTGAAGGGAGGTACATGACACGTTATGAGGTACTTGCGTCACTTCTACTTCTACCCTGTACCGCTAAGGCGTCATTTGAAAGCttggaaaggaaagaaagagcTCAATCATAGGGTCTTTCCAGAGACACCATCTGAAAGCATACTAACAAACTAGAAAAGGAGTTTGAAACTTGGAACACCTGACTGGTAAGAAAAAACTGACGGATATTTGCCATGAAAGATtaggaagaaaggaagaatTCATCCTACTTGTTACATGTACTTCTACCCTGAAGTGACTTGGTCATCCTTGTCATTACTGAACCCACATGAGAAGGGGCGAATGGGAACAATAGTAAGCTAACCCTAACGGCCTAACCTTGTGTGTTCTCACTAAGAAGACTTTGATTTTTGTTCACTATATCCCATAATATACCTTATCTTTATGTCCGTGGGTGTTGTTGGTTATTGTTTGGTTCGCAATTGCTACTGCTTAATGCCATGGAGTCAAATAACACTGTCTACTACTATTACAGGTTCCCCCACTACCAAGACGAAAAGGCAGCAATATTGACAGAGAAGAGTCACCTTCTCCTAGGAGAAGATCCAAGGATAGGCCTGACAACACCTACAGAAGGCAGAGAAGTCCAACTGAAGATGAAGGCAGCCACCAAAGGAGCAAAAGCAGCCATGATCAGCGGGAAGAATCACAACAGAGAATAAGATCATCTACTTACATAGAGGTCAGCACCTACAGCAGGCAGAAAAGCCCAATCGAAGACGACAGCGATCGTCGCAAACGGAGAAGAAGCCGCAAACCTGGAGACATCAGCAGCTACGGTAGGCACCGAAGCCCAACCGAAGATGACAGGAGTCGTCgcaagaggagaagaagccgcGACCCTGGAGACATCAGCAGACACAGTAGGCATAGAATCCAgaccgaagaagaagatcacGAGGGGAGACACAGCCAGGAGCCAGGGCAGATGTCTCCAGGCAGGGACGATGGCAGCCGCAAACACGGGAAATCTTCAACTGAAGCAGGCCACAGCCCTCGCCGGTCTCACCGGGAGAGGCGCCATGGAGAACATGCACgcgacggcagcagcagccgccgaaGTCACAGGTCTCGCTCCAGGAGATCCGAGAGCCGAGACTACAGCCACTAGATAGtactaaaaccacaacaagtATTTACGAACCGAGGGAGTAGATACCATATGTCGAGCAACATTTCCATGCATATGCCCTGTTCGATTGCTTGGTGTTAAAGTCGTTGCATTGTCGTCTTGCTGCCGCTTGGCCCGTGCCCGTCAATACATCATGCGGCTAGTGACCATATTCAAGTtggtttcaaaaaaatcacgATCAATATTTTGAACAGTTCAGATTTCAGAATCCAACGATCAACCTTGAACCCGCTTTCCTCAGCCAGTGACCATATTTCAAGTTGTTTTTCGGAAAACATCGTCAGTATTTTGAACCATGGGATCAGACTCCAACGGCCAGCCTTgaacttctttcttttttcctttgacACCACCTTCTTTCTCCTTACTCGGTGGGCATCGGGCGACCGCCAGAgaaccccgccgccgcctagaGCCCGCTCGTCGCAGTACATATAGATGGGCCAAAAGACGAAGGATCCCAAATACTGTGGTGGCCTATCAAAGATACGGCCCATGACTATCTCGACCGTGGCCCAATCACCTCCGTTTCTCTCGCGTTTTAGGGTTTTGAGGCGGCGGCTCGCGTCTCCGCTCCGCCCTTACCTTTAAAAGTGGACTCACCCGCGTCCTGCCTACGCCGTCGCTAGGGTTTTGTCAcgcagagaagaagaggaggcggagtGCTAGCTTCAGGATCCCCTTCGATTCGTAGCCAGCATGAGCCGATCGGGGCAACCTCCGGATCTCAAGAAGTAAGCATCCGCGCTCCTCACCCCCCCTTCTGCTCCAGATCTCGATTTTCATGCGCATCTCTATATGCTACTCTGGTAGAGGGATAGTGAACTTAGTTCATTTTCATGCGCTTCTCTATGCTATTCTGGTAGAGGGATACTGATCTTAGTTCATCTTTATTTGGTGTATTGGCAGGTACATGGACAAGAAGCTACAAAGTAAGTGAAATAATCTTACCAAAAGTTTCAAGTTAATTCATCTCCTGTATATTACATggacttttgtttttgttctatGTATTCAGTCGTACAGTTGCTTAGACGGTGAATTCACTTGTATTCCGAGAATCATGTTCAGACTTCGAGATGCCCTATTTCGTTCTATCTATTTTGTCAGGCATTTAGGTTCCTTTTTTAATCTTAGTTTGTTCTGACTCCTGACGTGAGCGGAATATTAAAGCTATGGATTTATGTCCAAATGGAGCTACTTGTCATAGCTGCTCTAATATGGCACTTGTTGGTTCATTTCCTATCTATCATGTGGGCCAAGTTAAGTGTCACTGAATTTGCTGTCGTGTTTACCACTCATCTTTTAGCGAAATGTCgttttcttcaaaattctTATTTAACGGCTGCTCTAAGTGATGATAATATGAAGAAGCTATGGATTAATTTCCACATGAGGCTCTTTTGTCATAGTTACTCTGATAGGCTGCCGTATGAAGCCCTTTGCAATTTTATCTTGTCTTTTGATATGTTACTCTGACATGTTATGTTGAAGCATTGAAAATCAGAGCCTCAATTTCTTGTGTGCACAGTATTGTTGGAGAATACACCCTGCACATTTAGACATGGCCGTAGCGTAGCATTTAAGGATTGGTTTCTGTCTTTGTTGTTTCTGCTGCCATTGCTACAGTTTTGTTCTCTTTTAAATTTGTTGTGGTGGTTCGTCTTTGGTAATGAACagtttgatttgttttccagTCAAGATGAATGCAAATCGTGTTGTTATTGGCACCCTCCGAGGATTTGATCAGTTCATGAATCTGGTGGTGGACAACACCGTGGAGGTCAATGGAAACGAGAAGACCGATATTGGAATGGTGGTATGTGTCCTGCTGCCGTGTATTTGTGCCGTCATTGTTCTTTATGCACAGTATACTAAGAATTGAAAATCATGTGCAGGTTGTCAGGGGAAACAGTGTAGTCATGATTGAGGCACTGGAGCCGATTGCCAAATCGCAACAGTGATTTCCAAGGCAGGCATCTATCTGGTAGTGTGAGAACTGATGTACATGCTGTTATTTGCTCATATTGTATCTTGACTAATGTTTTCTTGGAAGTACTATGAATTGAATGTGGTTCACCGACTTATATTTTATTGCAAGCTCATGATCTTATGTTTTTATTTGCTTTCAGTGCTTATTAGTGATGCATACTACTATATTGCTTTGTCCTCACATCCCGCCTCTCTACTCATACTCTTTTTGAACTGAGACCATACATCATTGC carries:
- the LOC100823301 gene encoding U11/U12 small nuclear ribonucleoprotein 35 kDa protein, encoding MRGGVGGSAAAVFYADKYHPIQAGSIDGTDVAPHDNAVLRALLCSGAGLYDPFGDPKATGEPYHMVFVGHLSRFTGDETLRKAMSRYGRVKSMRLVRDIVTGASRGYAFVEYETDKEMRRAYEDAHHSIIDGSEVIVDYYRQQLMPGWIPRRLGGGLGGKKESGQLRFGGRERPFRAPLRPIPYDELKKLGIPPPPEGRYMTRYEVPPLPRRKGSNIDREESPSPRRRSKDRPDNTYRRQRSPTEDEGSHQRSKSSHDQREESQQRIRSSTYIEVSTYSRQKSPIEDDSDRRKRRRSRKPGDISSYGRHRSPTEDDRSRRKRRRSRDPGDISRHSRHRIQTEEEDHEGRHSQEPGQMSPGRDDGSRKHGKSSTEAGHSPRRSHRERRHGEHARDGSSSRRSHRSRSRRSESRDYSH
- the LOC100828642 gene encoding probable small nuclear ribonucleoprotein G; the protein is MSRSGQPPDLKKYMDKKLQIKMNANRVVIGTLRGFDQFMNLVVDNTVEVNGNEKTDIGMVVVRGNSVVMIEALEPIAKSQQ